In Gopherus evgoodei ecotype Sinaloan lineage unplaced genomic scaffold, rGopEvg1_v1.p scaffold_31_arrow_ctg1, whole genome shotgun sequence, a single window of DNA contains:
- the LOC115640612 gene encoding interferon-inducible GTPase 5-like: MAATEETSRSLFQDLDVKVPGMSEKDLEELKAAIETGNLSEAAQKAQEALELSKNTNLNIAITGESGSGKSSFINALLGLADDDEGAAEVGITETTTERIAYLHPTLPNVKMWDLPGIGTPSFRPDTYLQQVSFAHYDFFIIVTSKCFRSCNADLAQEIQKMGKKFYFVRSKVDEDLRNESRKRNYDQETTLQKIRDDCVEKLRSEGVNSPQVFLISRWEFDQYDSPQLQETLANELDSHKRHIFLLALPNISRPILDKKKEALKNQIWKRALKSCAIAAVPIPHLSVSCDVDNLVESMTEYCKVFGLDEESLDRLSKQVKKPVSQLKGVIKTPLAKELSREDALELLGQVSGRAMRPHLYVPFISPEPTDPAWERRDKAMAEITINFKKYISLLPVCGTLLAAEISLLATFYALHSFLEGVAGDAHLVLTEALEVAEKKSV; this comes from the coding sequence ATGGCGGCTACAGAAGAGACATCAAGGAGCCTATTTCAAGATCTGGATGTTAAAGTCCCTGGTATGTCCGAGAAGGATCTTGAAGAGCTAAAGGCTGCCATTGAAACAGGGAACCTTTCGGAAGCAGCTCAAAAAGCACAGGAGGCCCTGGAGCTGTCAAAAAACACCAACCTCAACATCGCCATCACGGGGGAGTCGGGATCTGGGAAATCGTCCTTCATCAACGCCCTGCTGGGCTTAGCCGACGATGATGAAGGAGCGGCAGAGGTTGGCATCACAGAAACAACAACAGAGCGAATCGCTTATCTGCATCCCACGCTCCCCAATGTGAAGATGTGGGACCTTCCTGGGATCGGGACTCCAAGTTTCCGGCCTGACACCTACCTTCAGCAGGTCAGCTTTGCCCACTATGACTTCTTCATCATTGTCACTTCGAAGTGCTTCAGATCCTGTAACGCAGACCTGGCCCAGGAGATCCAGAAGATGGGGAAGAAGTTCTACTTTGTGCGCTCCAAAGTGGACGAGGACCTGAGAAACGAAAGTAGAAAAAGAAACTACGACCAGGAGACCACCTTGCAGAAAATCCGAGACGACTGTGTGGAGAAGCTGAGGAGTGAAGGGGTAAACTCCCCGCAGGTTTTCCTCATTTCCAGGTGGGAATTTGACCAATACGATTCTCCCCAACTGCAGGAAACTCTAGCCAATGAACTGGACTCTCACAAGAGACACATTTTCCTCTTGGCGCTTCCCAACATCTCTAGGCCAATCCTGGATAAGAAAAAAGAAGCCCTGAAGAACCAGATCTGGAAACGAGCCCTGAAGTCATGCGCTATTGCGGCTGTTCCTATCCCCCACCTCTCTGTCTCATGTGATGTTGACAACCTGGTGGAATCCATGACCGAGTACTGCAAAGTCTTCGGTTTGGATGAAGAATCCCTCGATAGACTCTCCAAACAGGTCAAGAAACCCGTGTCTCAGTTGAAGGGTGTGATCAAGACCCCATTGGCCAAGGAACTATCAAGAGAAGATGCTTtggagctgctgggccaggttTCAGGTAGAGCAATGAGGCCACATCTCTATGTGCCTTTTATATCACCTGAGCCTACTGATCCTGCCTGGGAGCGAAGGGACAAGGCGATGGCTGAAATcacaataaattttaaaaagtacataaGCCTCTTACCAGTGTGTGGAACCCTCCTAGCTGCAGAGATCTCGTTGCTAGCCACATTCTACGCCCTGCATTCCTTTCTGGAAGGTGTTGCTGGGGATGCTCACCTGGTGCTCACCGAAGCTCTGGAGGTGGCAGAGAAAAAGTCAGTTTAG